A region of Anticarsia gemmatalis isolate Benzon Research Colony breed Stoneville strain chromosome 10, ilAntGemm2 primary, whole genome shotgun sequence DNA encodes the following proteins:
- the LOC142976136 gene encoding circadian clock-controlled protein daywake-like, translated as MFYFKFVFILFCSNYSFGLKKQPCGIDKECLINSVIDRVYPMFVAGMPGVETSDPLHLDAIVADLPTINYSLYNASMVGLKNCEFVKLNVSRETESTLFDYAIECPVLTVTSEYELNGIVDSVPVEGKGTCTMTYDDYYISISGKHVREEDSEGKFHVNIIDYTVKPVLRGGVKNPEYSGLIFSNDETCENRVKLIEKITRDTVMDVFMHKYIQNLKNFHNLVPIEDLHFKYVS; from the exons atgttttattttaaatttgtttttatattgttctgTTCAAACTACTCGTTTG GTCTTAAAAAGCAGCCATGTGGTATAGACAAGGAGTGTCTGATCAACTCAGTAATAGACCGAGTATACCCAATGTTTGTAGCGGGAATGCCTGGAGTGGAAACTTCAGATCCTTTACATCTCGATGCCATAGTTGCTGATCTTCCTACTATAAATTACTCCTTGTATAACGCTTCAATGGTCGGTTTGAAAAATTGTGAGTTTGTGAAATTGAA tGTTTCAAGAGAAACCGAAAGCACACTCTTTGACTATGCAATAGAATGTCCAGTTTTGACGGTCACTTCAGAATACGAACTGAATGGTATCGTCGACTCAGTACCAGTTGAAGGAAAAGGGACTTGTACCATGACTTACG ATGACTACTATATCTCAATATCGGGCAAGCACGTGAGGGAAGAGGACAGTGAAGGCAAATTCCACGTGAACATTATAGATTATACTGTAAAACCAGTGTTAAGAGGAGGTGTCAAGAATCCTGAGTATAGCGGTCTGATCTTCAGTAACGATGAGACTT GTGAAAATCGTGTGAAATTAATAGAAAAGATCACCCGCGATACTGTAATGGATGTCTTCATGCACAAATATATACAGAATCTGAAAAACTTTCACAACCTCGTACCTATCGaggatttacattttaaatacgtctcctaa